From Streptomyces sp. HUAS MG91, the proteins below share one genomic window:
- a CDS encoding glycosyltransferase, which yields MPRVVVISPPFASHARPLSILAAALAHAGAEVHFACSEAFAGLASRAGVHFEPLTVTRNANTGVAESTKQQGAERRRLLEFFAATRAGAVPALVTQARHRRADMMADPGHVLDALRAVDARLRPDWYVVDQLSYSATLALHCLGARYAAFCPGHPSYVLAEPDQWFGVPYDWPEALRPAPQPLRELMEAAQDNDSAFTVLFEEFIRERAPRVPLVERAFALTSSSAVVYAYPPLPWLPRAPKAPQSIYAGHMVGEAESLDAEWRGRVAELRERADLVVLVALGTFLSVRDDVLRTVVEGVLRMDTRAAVIVAAGERVAALNDLAGERVLVARSVPQQALLRHVDVMVHHGGGNSFTECLQAAVPALVLPFSSDQFAIARDAERTGVGIVRDPNTLCPEEVASTLATLATAARPDMLKWTACTQSRGPHFAASRLLSAMD from the coding sequence ATGCCTCGTGTTGTAGTCATCAGCCCGCCATTCGCGTCCCACGCCCGGCCCCTGTCGATCCTGGCGGCGGCACTCGCCCACGCCGGCGCGGAGGTGCACTTCGCATGTTCTGAGGCGTTTGCCGGGCTCGCATCACGGGCCGGCGTGCACTTTGAGCCCTTGACGGTCACGCGCAACGCGAACACGGGAGTCGCGGAAAGCACGAAGCAGCAGGGGGCGGAGCGACGCCGGCTGCTCGAGTTCTTCGCGGCGACACGCGCGGGGGCGGTGCCTGCCCTGGTGACCCAGGCCCGCCATCGCCGTGCCGACATGATGGCCGATCCGGGCCATGTGCTGGATGCCCTGCGTGCCGTTGATGCGCGCCTGCGTCCCGACTGGTACGTCGTCGACCAGCTCAGCTACTCGGCGACCCTCGCCCTGCACTGCCTGGGCGCTCGCTACGCCGCCTTCTGCCCCGGGCACCCCAGCTACGTGCTCGCGGAGCCGGACCAGTGGTTCGGTGTGCCCTACGACTGGCCCGAAGCGTTGCGGCCCGCCCCGCAGCCGCTGCGCGAGCTGATGGAGGCGGCACAGGACAACGACTCCGCCTTCACCGTCCTGTTCGAGGAATTCATCAGAGAAAGGGCGCCCCGGGTTCCCTTGGTGGAGCGGGCCTTCGCTCTTACCTCGTCCAGTGCCGTCGTGTATGCGTATCCTCCGCTGCCGTGGCTGCCGAGGGCGCCGAAAGCACCGCAGAGCATCTACGCAGGACACATGGTGGGCGAGGCCGAGTCTCTCGACGCGGAGTGGCGAGGTCGTGTGGCTGAGTTGCGCGAGCGGGCGGACCTTGTGGTCTTGGTGGCGTTGGGCACGTTCCTGAGTGTCCGCGATGACGTCCTGCGGACCGTGGTAGAGGGCGTACTGCGGATGGACACACGTGCCGCGGTCATCGTTGCGGCCGGTGAACGCGTGGCGGCGCTCAACGATCTGGCCGGAGAGCGCGTTCTCGTGGCAAGGTCCGTTCCCCAACAGGCTCTGTTGCGCCACGTCGACGTGATGGTGCATCACGGGGGCGGCAATTCGTTCACCGAATGCCTTCAGGCGGCAGTGCCCGCTCTCGTCCTTCCCTTCTCCAGTGACCAGTTCGCCATCGCGCGCGACGCGGAGCGCACGGGCGTGGGGATCGTGCGTGATCCCAACACCCTGTGCCCCGAAGAAGTTGCCTCGACCCTTGCCACACTCGCCACGGCGGCCCGTCCTGACATGCTCAAGTGGACCGCCTGCACTCAGTCGCGGGGGCCGCACTTCGCTGCTTCACGTTTGCTGTCAGCCATGGACTAA
- a CDS encoding glycosyltransferase family 4 protein, protein MSTPAQAGSCSTSALPPTAPDLLVDARRTFFHGPRLRKVTARADSPATGTLQQFLDAEYSTDFTSSVSGPHATLDTADITVARLRQLCRLSAPLAPEAVLAHDFANPAVAAVLTDMWPVTVSCYGKPHAEAVLRNRLTGPHLDTADIPFLLDRAESAGLRPLTADEAVSLPAHDQRGARHALWRYLHSLPGGHTHLPDPGQAADPYERLLANPPATLPDHPAQHGTVVAQTMLQGDLDTPGQGLSGGMSVLLGGLGDQLATNEYIGHVLTVVTAGHDSLEREMNLLRPRTPAHTVLRLPVDAPASPPHEGWTPYRAALNWWARRLFAALPRKVDVIHLRFGDEASLALADAAEHAGTRTVFTATPDPHRTLTHTYTDTCSTASDEEHLLRDDLHRIFCADRLVDRSDEVIGIAGPSGAEHLLRHFPVLEDRYGPDGPPAPPEGIAPYTPDPAESTLRKQMLDALYADGSRTDALSPQDRELPLLLSVGRLHPVKQQDMLVHTWLVTEMWRSTTLVIVGGSHNAPARQEHETRRRIHELLRGHNAAASRLAIVPAMPNMSIRRLERALADPASGPATWYVCPSAKEEFGIAILEAMEAGLPVTGPQRGGVAHYVHDGVNGLLLDTSSPSGLARGLHRLRSLPESTRHRMAMAAQHTATTRYALQDMTDFLCTTYSTLAQRPRTNAVSRGARVDPA, encoded by the coding sequence GTGTCCACCCCAGCCCAGGCGGGCAGCTGCTCCACGTCGGCGCTGCCGCCCACTGCACCTGACCTGCTGGTCGACGCTCGCCGCACGTTCTTTCACGGACCACGCCTCCGCAAGGTGACGGCGCGGGCGGACTCACCGGCCACCGGGACACTGCAGCAGTTTCTCGACGCCGAATACAGCACCGATTTCACCTCAAGTGTCAGCGGGCCGCATGCGACGCTCGATACCGCGGACATCACGGTGGCCCGTCTGCGACAGCTGTGCCGCCTGTCCGCTCCCCTCGCCCCGGAGGCGGTTCTCGCGCACGACTTCGCCAACCCCGCCGTCGCCGCGGTCCTGACAGACATGTGGCCCGTGACCGTAAGCTGCTACGGGAAACCACACGCCGAAGCAGTCCTGCGAAACCGTCTCACCGGGCCACACCTCGACACTGCCGACATCCCCTTCCTGCTGGACCGAGCGGAGTCGGCCGGGCTGCGCCCCCTGACCGCAGACGAAGCCGTCTCCCTGCCCGCCCACGACCAGCGCGGTGCACGGCATGCCCTGTGGCGATACCTGCACAGCCTTCCGGGCGGGCACACCCACCTGCCCGACCCCGGCCAAGCGGCGGATCCCTACGAACGCCTCCTGGCCAACCCGCCCGCAACCCTGCCGGATCACCCTGCGCAGCACGGCACAGTCGTCGCCCAGACCATGCTCCAGGGAGATCTGGACACCCCGGGCCAGGGGTTGAGCGGCGGAATGTCCGTACTCCTGGGCGGCCTCGGGGACCAACTCGCCACAAACGAGTACATCGGACACGTCCTGACCGTGGTCACCGCCGGCCACGACAGCCTCGAACGCGAAATGAACCTGCTGCGCCCCCGAACACCCGCCCACACCGTTCTGCGCCTCCCCGTCGACGCACCCGCCTCCCCTCCGCACGAAGGGTGGACTCCCTACCGCGCAGCCCTCAACTGGTGGGCACGGCGACTGTTCGCCGCGCTGCCGCGAAAGGTGGACGTCATCCACTTGCGCTTCGGGGACGAGGCCAGCCTCGCCCTAGCCGACGCAGCAGAACACGCGGGAACACGGACCGTCTTCACCGCGACCCCAGACCCCCACCGCACCCTGACGCACACATACACGGACACCTGCTCGACCGCGAGCGACGAAGAACACCTACTCCGCGACGACCTGCATCGCATCTTCTGCGCCGACCGACTGGTCGACCGCTCCGACGAAGTGATCGGCATTGCCGGACCATCCGGTGCAGAGCACCTTCTCCGCCACTTCCCGGTACTGGAGGACCGCTACGGACCCGACGGCCCCCCGGCACCCCCCGAAGGCATAGCCCCCTACACACCTGACCCAGCCGAAAGCACGCTGCGGAAACAAATGCTCGACGCCCTCTACGCAGACGGCTCCCGCACGGATGCCCTGTCGCCCCAGGACCGCGAGCTTCCCCTTCTCCTGAGCGTGGGACGCCTGCATCCCGTCAAGCAGCAAGACATGCTGGTCCACACCTGGCTGGTGACCGAAATGTGGCGCTCCACAACGCTGGTCATCGTGGGCGGCAGCCACAACGCCCCGGCGCGGCAGGAGCACGAAACGCGCAGAAGGATTCACGAGCTGCTACGCGGCCACAACGCTGCTGCCAGCCGCCTCGCCATCGTCCCTGCCATGCCGAACATGAGCATCCGACGGCTGGAGCGCGCACTCGCGGATCCCGCATCCGGGCCGGCGACTTGGTATGTATGCCCCAGTGCCAAGGAGGAGTTCGGAATCGCGATCTTGGAAGCCATGGAGGCGGGGCTGCCGGTGACGGGACCACAACGTGGTGGAGTCGCCCACTATGTGCACGACGGCGTCAACGGCCTGCTCCTCGACACCTCGTCGCCGTCCGGCCTGGCTCGCGGACTGCACCGGCTCAGGTCGCTGCCCGAATCAACTCGCCACCGCATGGCCATGGCGGCGCAGCACACCGCCACGACCCGGTATGCACTGCAGGACATGACGGATTTCCTGTGCACCACCTACAGCACGTTGGCCCAAAGGCCCCGCACGAACGCAGTCTCACGAGGCGCCCGGGTCGATCCAGCGTAG
- a CDS encoding NAD-dependent epimerase/dehydratase family protein has product MAVQTKRRRDRARLATEQLCLAHAAREDSRTRVTPLRYFTVYGPGQRPDMFIHRVLRAALQGQPLQIYGDGRQRRDFTHVDDALRATIAAPRIDHGQPVFNVGGGSSAVLTAVLDHVERITGAPVP; this is encoded by the coding sequence GTGGCGGTCCAGACCAAGCGGCGTCGTGATCGCGCACGCCTTGCCACCGAACAACTGTGCCTGGCCCACGCGGCTCGCGAGGACTCCCGCACCCGGGTCACGCCGCTGCGCTACTTCACGGTCTACGGGCCCGGCCAGCGCCCGGACATGTTCATCCACCGCGTGCTGCGGGCCGCGCTCCAGGGCCAACCCCTGCAGATATACGGCGACGGCCGTCAACGCCGCGACTTCACCCACGTCGACGACGCGTTACGCGCCACCATCGCGGCCCCACGCATCGACCACGGGCAGCCCGTTTTCAACGTCGGCGGCGGCAGCAGCGCCGTCCTGACAGCTGTCCTCGACCACGTAGAGCGCATCACAGGAGCTCCTGTCCCGTGA